DNA sequence from the Sulfurimonas sp. genome:
AAGAAATTGTCATTCAAAAACACGGTCGCCCCGTTGCCGCTCTGATTAACATTGAACTCTACGAAAAGCTTAAGCAGATGGACTTACCTATAAATAATGATAAGTTGATATATAAAAAACTCAATTATAAAGAACATATAGCAAAACCTTCATATACTCTTGATGAAATGCTGCGTTTGATAGGCGATGAAGAAAAGGGTGTAAAGCCTTTTTCAGACATTGATGATGTTGCGGCTTTTTCTAAAGAGCTTCGTAACAATGCTTGGAGTAGATAATGGCATTGCTCATCGATACTTGTATTATCATAGATTATCTACGAGACAGTAGCAAGGTTGATTTATCGAAAAAGGAGATTTTGATAAATCCAATCGTAGAGCTTGAAATTTTACAAGGTGTTAGAAATAAAAAAGAGCAAAAAGATGCACTCCGCTTTATGGAACAATTCCAACACATAGAGTACACTTCAGAGTGTTTTGACCTTGCCAAAATACTACTGCTTCGCTACTCGCTATCACATTCACTAAAAATCCCCGATGCACTCATCGCCGCTTCATGTTTGATTTATGATTTAGAGTTATGGACATACAACATCAAAGATTTCGCTTATATCGAGGGGATGAAAATTTATCAACAAGGGAATGATGATGACAAATGAAGAGTTGAGTAAAAAGACATTAAATTATATTCAATCAAAACACAACACTCTCTAGCATCCCCAAAACTTTTACCATTACCTCATCGCTGACTCTCTCGACAAATTTAACTTTTCTAACATTGTAGTCTATGGATTTTACCTGTTCAGTCATTATAAAACCTGTTAAATTGTCACTTTCTACTTTTACATGAAAAGGGAAATTTCTATCGGTGTTAGTTATTGGACAAGCTATTGCCAATCCTACATGTTTGTTAAACACTTCATTTGAGATGATAAGAGCGGGTCTTCTGCCTTGTTGCTCATGTCCGGCTGAGGGGTCAAAGGTAAGTATGACTAAGTCACCTTTTTTTGGAATATACTCTTTTACCATTCTTCTATTCCGACTGATGAAATAAACTCTTCTTTTGCTTGATAATCTTTTGGAATTTTTGCGACAAGCTCATTGATGTCATATTTTATTTTTTCTTTTTTTACAGGCTCGATTATCGCTTTATTGTTTTGCACAAATATATTAACTTCATCACCGACCGATAAATGCAAAGTTTTCATAACATCTTTTGGAACTCTAAGCCCCTGTGAATTTCCCCATTTTGAGATAACAGCAGTCATTTTCAACTCCTTAATGTATATCCAAAGTATATCATAGTATTGTTAAATACTAAACCCTCAAATTCCCATCCCATTCAACTGATTTGCCACATACATAGCGTGATTGTCCGTCATTCCGACAATGTAGTCGATAACTCTTTGATACATATTGTACAAACTCTCTGTTTTTTTAGGTCTGTTTTCACCCATAAGTTCCAGTGCTCTTTTGTATCTA
Encoded proteins:
- a CDS encoding type II toxin-antitoxin system Phd/YefM family antitoxin, whose amino-acid sequence is MTKVNLAETKAHLSKYVNMAEFAGEEIVIQKHGRPVAALINIELYEKLKQMDLPINNDKLIYKKLNYKEHIAKPSYTLDEMLRLIGDEEKGVKPFSDIDDVAAFSKELRNNAWSR
- a CDS encoding type II toxin-antitoxin system VapC family toxin encodes the protein MALLIDTCIIIDYLRDSSKVDLSKKEILINPIVELEILQGVRNKKEQKDALRFMEQFQHIEYTSECFDLAKILLLRYSLSHSLKIPDALIAASCLIYDLELWTYNIKDFAYIEGMKIYQQGNDDDK
- a CDS encoding type II toxin-antitoxin system PemK/MazF family toxin, translating into MVKEYIPKKGDLVILTFDPSAGHEQQGRRPALIISNEVFNKHVGLAIACPITNTDRNFPFHVKVESDNLTGFIMTEQVKSIDYNVRKVKFVERVSDEVMVKVLGMLESVVF
- a CDS encoding AbrB/MazE/SpoVT family DNA-binding domain-containing protein, with the translated sequence MTAVISKWGNSQGLRVPKDVMKTLHLSVGDEVNIFVQNNKAIIEPVKKEKIKYDINELVAKIPKDYQAKEEFISSVGIEEW